The Anoxybacillus flavithermus genome has a segment encoding these proteins:
- a CDS encoding UDP-glucose--hexose-1-phosphate uridylyltransferase → MVNIYEEIEALIQYALYHRLIEQEDVIYTRNRLLAFLKLDEWQQVNVAPSFDRPLVSILQRIIHWAEVHGRFAGKTVTERDLFDTEIMNCFVPRPSTIIQTFYEKYKRNKQEATTWFYKLSQASNYIRVDRVMKNRQWKARTKYGDMDITINLSKPEKDPRDIARMKETKEQHYPPCLLCIENEGYAGTIRHPARANHRMIPIDLCGERWFFQYSPYVYYNEHCIVLRDQHVPMKMERKTFERLLDFVDQFPHYFIGSNADLPIVGGSILSHDHFQGGQYTFAIEKASADFTFTLQSYPNVQISIIRWPMSVIRIRGAKQDVLEVSDFIYREWQTYSDPQVDIYAQTNGVSHNTVTPIARRRGELYEMDIVLRNNRTSEKYPYGIFHPHEELHHIKKENIGLIEVMGLAVLPSRLADELESVAIYMTNKTPKEQWEPALLKHWEWVQEIMERHAIIDDVHELLKEEVGKRFEQVLEHAGVFKRTEEGKEAFHRFIRHMQERNN, encoded by the coding sequence ATGGTCAACATTTATGAAGAAATCGAAGCACTTATTCAGTATGCTCTTTATCATCGTTTAATTGAACAAGAAGATGTCATTTATACGCGCAATCGGCTGTTAGCTTTTTTAAAATTAGACGAATGGCAACAAGTAAACGTAGCGCCTTCCTTTGATCGTCCGCTCGTTTCCATTTTACAGCGTATAATCCATTGGGCTGAAGTCCATGGGCGATTTGCTGGAAAGACAGTAACCGAACGTGATTTATTTGATACAGAAATTATGAATTGTTTTGTGCCACGTCCGTCTACAATCATTCAAACATTTTATGAAAAATACAAACGCAATAAGCAAGAAGCAACAACTTGGTTTTATAAGCTTAGTCAAGCATCCAATTACATTCGCGTAGACCGGGTGATGAAAAATAGACAATGGAAAGCGCGTACGAAATACGGAGATATGGATATTACAATCAATTTATCAAAGCCAGAAAAGGATCCTCGCGATATTGCACGCATGAAGGAAACAAAAGAACAACATTACCCTCCTTGCTTGCTATGTATTGAAAATGAAGGGTACGCAGGAACCATTCGTCATCCTGCGCGAGCAAACCATCGTATGATCCCGATTGATTTATGTGGAGAACGTTGGTTTTTTCAATATTCTCCTTATGTTTATTACAATGAACATTGCATCGTGTTACGCGATCAGCATGTACCGATGAAAATGGAAAGAAAAACGTTTGAACGGTTGCTTGATTTTGTCGATCAATTTCCTCACTATTTTATCGGTTCAAACGCAGATTTACCTATTGTAGGAGGATCGATTTTATCGCACGATCATTTTCAAGGTGGACAATATACATTTGCCATTGAAAAAGCTTCAGCTGATTTTACGTTTACATTGCAATCTTACCCTAACGTACAAATAAGTATCATTCGTTGGCCGATGTCAGTCATACGTATACGAGGAGCAAAACAAGATGTGTTAGAAGTGAGCGATTTTATCTATAGGGAATGGCAAACGTATAGCGATCCTCAAGTAGATATATATGCACAAACAAATGGTGTATCGCATAATACAGTCACACCAATTGCTCGCAGACGCGGGGAATTATATGAGATGGATATTGTGTTAAGAAACAATCGTACATCAGAGAAATATCCGTACGGTATTTTTCATCCACATGAGGAGTTGCATCATATTAAAAAAGAAAATATCGGTTTAATTGAAGTGATGGGATTAGCCGTATTGCCTAGTCGATTAGCGGATGAATTAGAGAGTGTAGCGATATATATGACAAACAAAACGCCGAAAGAACAATGGGAACCTGCATTATTGAAACATTGGGAATGGGTGCAAGAGATCATGGAGAGACATGCGATTATCGATGATGTACATGAGCTATTAAAAGAAGAAGTAGGAAAACGATTCGAACAAGTGCTTGAACATGCAGGTGTGTTTAAACGAACGGAAGAGGGAAAGGAAGCGTTTCATCGGTTCATTCGTCATATGCAAGAACGAAATAACTAA
- a CDS encoding beta-galactosidase: MYVGVDYYPEYWPKEMIDEDIQGIKALGANIVRIGEFSWHLMERTEGNIDFSFFDDVVKKLKENGLSIMFGTPTATFPAWLAKKHPDILSKDEYGRTRVFGGRRQYCFNSKTYRSYAANITEQLVKHYKDEEAIVAWQIDNEFGHEGSDMCYCEQCHREFQRFLQEKYKQIDALNEAYGTIFWGQTYNDFSEIPIPTKTITTHNPSLQLDWARFRSFSVNRFAHEMTNIVKKYKGSHQQVTTNVSGGFFYKWFDHEENVRHMDFVSYDNYPVWGGLDEPISPAAIAMSHDFNRGLLGKNYWIVEELMGAQGHEMIGYLPRPNQAKMWSYQAFAHGCTNMLYFSWRGMDRGAEQFCYGIVDHSNIRGRKYKEVQSVFSHIPTFEHVLQSPIQADIAVLYDYDNIWSWRFQPQSKAFDFTTELLRLYEPFYRLNTTIDVIPVSREFSTYKVLIVPVLQIIDEQLAEKLKTFARSGGTIIFSFRTGLKNKQNNIHFKHILPAYVSDLVGAHIHEVESLAYRHVPIIGEGRWQGKKAMCSVWRDLLEPTTANVLYRYDDPFYPLAAITENEYGDGNVYYIGGGIDRHVLDELAKDIVQKHRIWHVESDEGVEVYRRVCEDGEYMFVLNHTDQEKQFRDLILKPYDSQIIKI, translated from the coding sequence ATGTATGTAGGAGTGGACTACTATCCAGAATATTGGCCAAAAGAAATGATCGATGAAGATATTCAAGGAATTAAAGCGCTTGGAGCTAACATCGTTCGCATCGGAGAATTTTCTTGGCATTTAATGGAGAGAACAGAAGGGAATATTGACTTTTCTTTTTTTGATGACGTCGTCAAAAAGTTGAAAGAAAATGGACTTTCGATCATGTTTGGCACGCCGACCGCAACGTTTCCAGCTTGGTTAGCAAAAAAGCACCCAGATATTTTATCGAAAGACGAATATGGACGTACGCGTGTATTTGGGGGACGACGACAATATTGTTTTAACTCGAAAACATATCGCTCATATGCAGCCAATATAACGGAACAACTTGTTAAACATTACAAAGATGAGGAAGCGATCGTTGCTTGGCAAATTGATAATGAATTCGGACATGAAGGGAGCGATATGTGTTATTGTGAACAGTGCCATCGTGAGTTTCAACGATTTTTGCAAGAGAAATATAAACAAATTGACGCATTGAATGAAGCGTATGGAACAATCTTTTGGGGACAGACGTACAACGATTTTTCAGAAATTCCAATACCAACGAAAACCATTACGACGCATAATCCATCTTTGCAGTTAGATTGGGCTCGTTTTCGTTCGTTTTCAGTCAATCGTTTCGCTCACGAAATGACAAACATCGTCAAAAAATATAAAGGTTCTCATCAGCAAGTAACGACAAACGTATCTGGCGGATTTTTTTATAAATGGTTTGATCACGAAGAAAATGTGCGCCACATGGACTTCGTGTCTTATGACAACTATCCGGTATGGGGGGGACTAGATGAACCGATTTCTCCTGCAGCGATTGCGATGAGTCATGATTTTAATCGCGGATTGCTCGGGAAAAATTATTGGATTGTCGAAGAGTTAATGGGAGCTCAAGGGCATGAGATGATCGGATATTTACCGCGGCCGAATCAAGCAAAAATGTGGTCGTATCAAGCGTTCGCGCATGGATGTACGAATATGTTATATTTTAGTTGGCGCGGAATGGATCGAGGAGCTGAACAATTTTGTTATGGAATTGTAGACCATAGCAATATACGCGGAAGAAAGTACAAGGAAGTGCAATCTGTTTTTTCGCATATTCCGACATTTGAACACGTATTACAGTCGCCAATTCAGGCGGATATTGCTGTTTTATATGATTATGATAACATTTGGTCGTGGCGTTTTCAGCCACAAAGCAAGGCGTTTGATTTTACAACTGAACTTCTTCGGTTGTATGAGCCGTTTTATCGTTTAAATACAACTATCGATGTCATTCCTGTGTCACGCGAGTTTTCAACATATAAAGTACTCATCGTCCCTGTATTACAAATCATTGACGAACAATTAGCAGAAAAACTGAAAACGTTTGCTCGGTCTGGTGGAACGATTATTTTTTCTTTCCGAACGGGATTAAAAAACAAACAAAATAACATTCATTTCAAACATATATTACCTGCGTACGTGAGCGATCTTGTCGGTGCGCATATTCACGAAGTAGAATCGCTAGCATATCGTCATGTTCCAATCATCGGTGAAGGACGATGGCAAGGTAAAAAGGCGATGTGCTCTGTGTGGCGCGATTTGCTTGAACCAACAACAGCTAATGTATTATATCGATATGACGATCCGTTTTATCCACTTGCCGCGATAACAGAAAATGAATATGGTGATGGGAACGTGTATTATATTGGCGGTGGAATAGACCGCCATGTTCTTGATGAACTTGCCAAAGACATTGTGCAAAAACATCGTATATGGCATGTAGAAAGCGACGAAGGTGTTGAAGTATATCGACGTGTATGTGAAGATGGGGAGTATATGTTCGTCCTCAATCATACAGATCAAGAAAAACAATTTCGCGATTTGATCCTCAAACCGTACGATAGTCAAATCATTAAAATTTAG
- a CDS encoding LacI family transcriptional regulator has translation MATLKEIAEKAGVSVATVSRVLNYDTTLSVSDETKKRIFEIAQELNYKTPRERNQMNAKDRLRFGVVNWYSESQELDDPYYMAVRLGVEKECFRRQIELVKLFKKEGSYESEWLTGLDGIIAVGKFGKKEIDLFSSVTDHIVFVDYSPDEDRFDSVVVDFRKATARVLQYLIDLGHKHIGYIGGREYVDDGHLIQDERERTFYEYLYLRGMFIPEYVFTGRFIAEDGYMLMKQALQLPNRPTAFFIASDSMAIGALRALHEAGIDVPNEITVVGFNDLPTSKFVQPPLSTVQVYTEFMGETAVELLVEQIQTKRDIPKKVVVPTKLVVRESSCAYTVKK, from the coding sequence ATGGCTACATTGAAAGAAATTGCTGAGAAAGCAGGGGTTTCGGTCGCCACTGTATCGCGCGTACTAAACTACGATACAACGTTATCTGTCTCGGATGAAACGAAAAAGCGCATTTTTGAAATTGCCCAAGAGCTGAACTATAAAACGCCTCGGGAACGCAATCAAATGAATGCAAAAGACCGACTTCGTTTTGGGGTGGTGAACTGGTATTCGGAATCTCAAGAACTTGACGATCCATACTACATGGCTGTTCGTCTTGGCGTTGAAAAGGAATGTTTTCGCCGCCAAATTGAGTTAGTGAAGTTGTTTAAAAAAGAAGGTTCGTATGAATCGGAGTGGTTGACAGGTTTAGATGGCATTATAGCGGTCGGGAAGTTTGGGAAGAAGGAGATTGATTTGTTTTCATCTGTTACCGACCATATCGTTTTTGTTGACTATTCGCCCGATGAAGATCGCTTTGATTCGGTCGTTGTCGATTTTCGGAAAGCGACTGCTCGTGTTCTTCAATATTTAATTGACCTCGGTCATAAGCATATCGGTTACATTGGCGGACGTGAATATGTTGATGACGGTCATTTAATTCAAGATGAGCGTGAGCGTACATTTTACGAATATTTATATTTGCGTGGTATGTTCATTCCCGAATATGTTTTCACCGGGCGTTTTATTGCGGAAGATGGATATATGTTAATGAAGCAAGCGCTTCAGCTACCGAATCGGCCAACTGCGTTTTTTATCGCAAGCGACTCGATGGCGATTGGAGCGTTGCGAGCGTTACATGAAGCTGGGATTGACGTTCCAAACGAAATAACGGTTGTCGGTTTTAATGATCTCCCTACATCGAAATTTGTTCAGCCGCCGTTGTCGACTGTGCAAGTGTATACAGAATTTATGGGGGAAACAGCTGTCGAATTGCTTGTTGAACAAATTCAAACGAAAAGAGACATTCCGAAAAAAGTTGTTGTTCCGACGAAACTGGTCGTAAGAGAAAGCAGCTGTGCTTATACGGTAAAGAAATAG
- a CDS encoding galactose-1-epimerase: MKLVQEQRTEINGQPIIAFTLANDHGMEITCLNYGCIITSILVPDKNGNAENVVLAFDDFSSYFTNYPYLGAVIGRVAGRIKDSCFNLNGKTYKLHANENKNHLHGGKKGFHHVIWQAEAFSQSEEVGVRFLRRSVDGEEGYPGNVDVQVTYTLNNQNEFIISYHATSDQDTPLTLTNHTYFNLSGNVKRDILQHELKIKSDRFLPLDHEFLPTGEIKDVAGTLFDLRQGKVLKEVIDSTDPQIVLVGQGYDHPFVLNAHHDEEIVLCDRESGRTLIVETDEPAVVVYTGNQLPNEETINGLPSRKYLGICLETQAFPNALHHSHFPSCILRAGKVYSSTTKYTFRLAHE, from the coding sequence ATGAAGCTTGTACAAGAACAACGAACAGAAATCAATGGTCAACCGATCATCGCATTTACGCTTGCCAATGATCATGGAATGGAAATCACTTGTTTAAACTACGGTTGTATTATTACGAGCATACTCGTGCCTGATAAAAACGGAAACGCTGAAAATGTCGTTTTAGCATTTGATGATTTTTCTTCTTATTTCACAAACTATCCATACTTAGGAGCTGTTATCGGGAGGGTAGCGGGGAGAATAAAAGATAGTTGTTTTAATTTAAATGGAAAAACATATAAACTACATGCAAACGAAAACAAAAACCATCTGCACGGTGGAAAGAAAGGCTTTCATCATGTTATTTGGCAAGCCGAAGCATTTTCACAGAGCGAAGAGGTCGGTGTTCGCTTTTTACGTCGGAGTGTTGATGGAGAAGAAGGGTATCCGGGAAATGTTGACGTTCAAGTCACATATACACTAAATAATCAAAATGAGTTCATCATTTCTTATCACGCCACTTCGGATCAAGACACTCCGCTTACATTAACAAATCATACGTATTTCAATTTAAGCGGTAACGTAAAAAGAGATATTTTGCAACACGAATTAAAAATAAAAAGCGATCGCTTTTTACCGTTAGATCATGAATTTCTCCCGACTGGGGAAATAAAAGATGTAGCGGGTACACTTTTTGATTTGCGTCAAGGAAAAGTGCTGAAAGAAGTAATCGACTCAACAGATCCGCAAATTGTTTTAGTCGGGCAAGGATATGACCATCCATTTGTGTTAAATGCCCATCATGATGAAGAAATTGTTTTATGTGATCGAGAAAGCGGGCGAACGTTGATTGTCGAAACAGACGAACCCGCGGTAGTCGTTTACACAGGGAATCAGCTTCCTAATGAAGAAACGATAAACGGTTTACCATCGCGAAAATATTTAGGCATTTGTTTAGAAACACAAGCATTTCCAAACGCTTTACATCATTCGCATTTTCCGTCTTGCATTTTACGAGCAGGAAAAGTGTATTCGTCGACCACGAAATACACATTTCGTTTGGCACATGAATGA
- a CDS encoding small acid-soluble spore protein SspI, producing MDFNLRGAVMANVANSSKDQLEHTIVDAIQQGEEKYLPGLGVLFEALWNHATDEQKQSMLTTLEEAVKK from the coding sequence ATGGACTTTAACTTACGTGGTGCCGTCATGGCCAATGTTGCAAACAGCTCAAAAGACCAACTCGAGCATACAATTGTTGATGCGATTCAACAAGGAGAAGAAAAATATTTACCTGGTCTCGGCGTTCTATTCGAAGCACTATGGAATCATGCGACAGACGAACAAAAACAATCGATGCTTACGACATTAGAAGAAGCCGTAAAAAAATAG
- a CDS encoding peptide-methionine (S)-S-oxide reductase encodes MEKATFAGGCFWCMVTPFEELDGIYGIVSGYTGGHVENPTYEQVKTGTTGHYEAVQITFDPDVFPYEKLLELYWCQIDPTDDGGQFHDRGPQYRTAIFYHNERQKTLAEQSKKQLEESGRFSKPIVTEILPATTFYPAEDYHQNYHKKNPKHYKEDRAASGRDEFIAKHWGNNE; translated from the coding sequence ATGGAAAAAGCAACATTTGCTGGTGGGTGTTTTTGGTGCATGGTTACACCGTTTGAAGAACTTGATGGGATTTACGGCATCGTTTCTGGATACACAGGCGGTCATGTGGAAAATCCGACGTATGAACAAGTGAAAACAGGAACGACAGGACATTATGAAGCGGTACAAATTACGTTTGATCCCGATGTATTTCCGTACGAAAAATTGTTAGAGTTGTATTGGTGTCAAATTGATCCGACGGATGACGGGGGGCAATTTCACGACCGTGGCCCACAATATCGAACAGCGATTTTTTATCATAACGAAAGACAAAAAACATTAGCGGAGCAATCGAAAAAACAATTAGAAGAAAGCGGTCGTTTTTCCAAGCCAATTGTAACAGAAATTTTACCAGCGACAACGTTTTATCCAGCAGAAGACTATCATCAAAATTATCATAAAAAAAATCCGAAACATTATAAAGAAGACCGTGCGGCATCTGGACGTGATGAATTTATTGCGAAACATTGGGGGAACAACGAGTGA
- a CDS encoding RNA methyltransferase — MKRIESPKNERVKQWKRLLTKKEREKTGLFLVEGFHLVEEALKSNIVELLIVSETKTIPTSWKVDHIPMVIVTEAVIGELSDTETPQGIVAVCRHLQWNVADVQTALFIDAVQDPGNVGTIIRTADAAGIDAVVVGEGSVDIYNAKVIRATQGSLFHFPVIKGDIGQWIAHFQNRHIPIYGTSLQNGVDYRSVSPSSSFALIVGNEGSGVNDKWLKQTTANLYVPIYGQAESLNVAVATGILLYHLQKK, encoded by the coding sequence GTGAAACGAATTGAATCGCCGAAAAATGAACGAGTGAAGCAATGGAAAAGACTGCTCACGAAAAAAGAACGCGAGAAAACGGGACTATTTTTAGTAGAAGGATTTCATTTAGTTGAAGAAGCTTTAAAAAGCAACATCGTTGAACTTCTTATTGTATCAGAAACGAAAACGATTCCGACAAGCTGGAAGGTAGATCATATTCCGATGGTGATTGTCACGGAAGCGGTGATCGGCGAATTAAGCGATACGGAAACACCGCAAGGAATTGTTGCAGTGTGCAGGCACCTCCAGTGGAACGTCGCTGATGTACAAACAGCATTGTTCATTGACGCCGTACAAGATCCGGGGAATGTAGGGACGATTATTCGTACCGCAGATGCTGCTGGAATAGACGCTGTTGTCGTCGGAGAAGGAAGCGTCGATATATATAACGCAAAAGTGATTCGTGCAACACAAGGTTCGTTGTTTCATTTCCCTGTGATAAAAGGAGATATTGGACAATGGATCGCCCACTTTCAAAACAGGCATATTCCGATTTATGGAACATCGCTTCAAAACGGAGTAGACTATCGATCTGTATCCCCTTCGTCATCGTTTGCATTAATCGTTGGAAACGAAGGAAGCGGTGTAAACGATAAGTGGCTAAAACAAACAACTGCCAACTTATATGTGCCGATTTACGGGCAGGCAGAATCGTTAAACGTAGCCGTTGCGACAGGAATTTTACTTTACCATTTGCAGAAAAAATAA
- a CDS encoding phenylalanine--tRNA ligase subunit alpha, with protein MKERLQQLQQEALEKIEQANDLKALNDVRVAYLGKKGPITEVLRGMGALSPEERPIMGALVNDVREAIQQALEAKQATLEQAEVEKKLAAEAIDVTLPGRPTRRGNHHPLTRVIEEIEDLFIGMGYTIAEGPEVEQDYYNFEALNLPKGHPARDMQDSFYITEEILLRTHTSPVQARTMEKHQGRGPVKIICPGKVYRRDNDDATHSHQFTQIEGLVVDENIRMSDLKGTLREFARKMFGEDRDIRFRPSFFPFTEPSVEVDVSCFNCGGHGCNVCKGTGWIEILGAGMVHPNVLEMAGFDSKKYTGFAFGMGPERIAMLKYGIDDIRHFYQNDLRFLQQFNRV; from the coding sequence ATGAAGGAGCGGTTACAACAGCTTCAACAAGAAGCGCTTGAAAAAATTGAACAAGCAAACGATTTAAAAGCGCTCAATGACGTGCGCGTCGCATATCTCGGCAAAAAAGGCCCAATTACAGAAGTGCTGCGCGGTATGGGGGCGTTGTCGCCTGAAGAGCGTCCGATTATGGGAGCGCTTGTTAACGACGTGCGCGAAGCGATTCAACAGGCGTTAGAGGCAAAACAAGCAACACTTGAACAAGCAGAAGTCGAGAAAAAACTAGCGGCGGAAGCGATTGATGTCACGCTTCCAGGGCGTCCGACTAGACGCGGTAATCATCATCCGTTAACGCGCGTTATTGAAGAAATTGAAGATTTATTTATCGGCATGGGCTATACGATTGCCGAAGGTCCAGAAGTGGAGCAAGATTACTACAACTTTGAAGCGCTCAATTTACCAAAAGGTCATCCGGCGCGCGATATGCAAGATTCATTTTATATCACAGAGGAAATTTTATTGCGCACGCATACGTCACCAGTGCAAGCAAGAACGATGGAAAAGCATCAAGGGCGCGGTCCTGTAAAAATCATTTGCCCGGGAAAAGTGTACCGCCGCGACAACGATGACGCGACGCATTCTCACCAATTTACGCAAATTGAAGGGCTCGTGGTGGACGAAAACATTCGCATGAGCGACTTGAAAGGAACGTTACGTGAATTCGCGCGCAAAATGTTTGGTGAAGATCGCGACATTCGCTTCCGTCCAAGCTTTTTCCCATTTACCGAACCGTCTGTTGAAGTCGACGTGTCGTGTTTTAATTGCGGCGGGCATGGTTGCAACGTATGTAAAGGAACAGGTTGGATTGAAATTTTAGGCGCAGGGATGGTTCACCCAAACGTGCTCGAGATGGCGGGATTTGATTCGAAAAAATATACCGGCTTTGCGTTCGGTATGGGTCCAGAGCGTATCGCGATGCTCAAATACGGCATTGATGATATTCGCCATTTTTACCAAAACGATCTTCGTTTCTTGCAACAATTTAATCGGGTGTAA